A window from bacterium encodes these proteins:
- a CDS encoding tetratricopeptide repeat protein — MGIGRKTRASTRYWLAIALLVFACESGPTTAERMNDGIAQHKAGNYEKAIESYTKAIEKGATDPLFWQYRADAKTMLKHYEEAIEDYTASIERDPSHALAYNRRGETYTWIAENDKAFEDYGRALALEPGLYSAHSNRGDILLETRNDPEEAIKEYSRALGLFADDCRALRGRFRALVQLGRQIDAQPDMEHFNRVCAQDG, encoded by the coding sequence ATGGGCATCGGCCGGAAAACTCGAGCTTCCACACGGTATTGGCTCGCCATCGCGTTGCTCGTGTTCGCCTGCGAGAGCGGCCCGACCACCGCGGAACGGATGAACGACGGAATCGCGCAACACAAAGCAGGAAACTACGAAAAGGCCATCGAGTCCTACACGAAGGCCATAGAGAAAGGCGCAACGGACCCTCTTTTCTGGCAGTACCGTGCAGACGCCAAGACGATGCTGAAGCACTACGAAGAGGCGATCGAAGACTACACCGCCTCGATCGAACGAGACCCGAGCCATGCGCTCGCCTACAACCGACGAGGCGAGACCTACACTTGGATCGCAGAGAATGACAAGGCATTCGAAGACTACGGGCGTGCGCTTGCTCTGGAACCGGGTCTTTACTCCGCTCACTCGAATCGCGGCGACATCTTGCTCGAGACAAGAAATGATCCAGAAGAAGCCATCAAGGAATATTCGCGCGCGCTAGGACTGTTTGCCGATGACTGTCGCGCGCTCCGAGGCCGCTTCCGCGCGCTCGTCCAACTCGGGCGCCAGATCGACGCGCAACCCGACATGGAGCACTTCAACAGGGTGTGCGCCCAGGACGGGTAG
- a CDS encoding histidine phosphatase family protein gives MQSDTRQARLILVRHGESEGNAKRRFTRSPEVPLTELGRAQALRAGQAIREDFDPIGVFASPYRRAQQTAEIIGGVLGLEVATEHDIREQHLGDLHGQPYDAMLETESYGRVPPWEFRPPAGETLIEVQSRAVPVVLRLAREHSRGDIVIVSHGGTTRSVWAHLERDWSTTRIVPNCSLLIVPHDGTSFGKAELLQTQD, from the coding sequence GTGCAATCCGATACCCGGCAAGCTCGATTGATTCTGGTGCGTCACGGAGAGAGCGAAGGAAACGCCAAGCGCCGTTTCACCCGGTCCCCGGAGGTCCCCCTGACCGAACTTGGACGCGCCCAGGCTCTTCGCGCAGGACAAGCGATTCGCGAGGACTTCGACCCGATAGGGGTTTTTGCCAGCCCGTACCGTCGTGCGCAGCAGACCGCGGAGATCATCGGCGGAGTTCTCGGTCTCGAAGTCGCGACTGAACACGACATCCGCGAACAACATCTGGGTGATCTGCACGGACAACCGTACGACGCGATGCTTGAGACCGAGAGTTACGGCCGCGTACCTCCCTGGGAATTTCGCCCACCTGCGGGCGAGACCCTGATCGAGGTGCAGTCGCGCGCAGTGCCCGTGGTTCTGCGCCTGGCCCGGGAACATTCCCGTGGCGATATCGTGATCGTAAGCCACGGTGGTACGACCCGGAGCGTCTGGGCCCATCTGGAGCGTGACTGGAGTACGACTCGCATCGTTCCAAACTGCTCGCTGCTGATCGTTCCGCACGACGGCACGAGCTTTGGCAAAGCGGAACTCCTTCAGACACAGGATTGA
- the lepB gene encoding signal peptidase I, with amino-acid sequence MDETELETDGAREPTRSSRLLRDLMTAAAFALLVLAARSSLADHYVIPSGSMEHTLVPGDRVFVDKRAYGLRIPFTWIELIKGEEPKLGDVVIFDSPEDGTRLIKRIVGVGGSTVELKNGHLSINGKAMRIDRGEKSVEHLGEHLAQINLAYGGGPNIEKTMIPAGKILVVGDARGNSRDGRFFGLIEEQDIYGLAIARYWRTGTGLGWEPM; translated from the coding sequence ATGGACGAAACAGAACTCGAGACTGACGGCGCACGCGAGCCCACTCGCTCCTCGCGATTGTTGCGCGACCTCATGACCGCGGCCGCTTTCGCGCTGCTGGTACTCGCCGCACGCTCGTCGCTCGCCGATCACTACGTGATCCCGAGCGGTTCCATGGAACATACTCTCGTTCCTGGCGATCGCGTCTTCGTGGACAAGCGCGCCTACGGCCTGCGAATTCCCTTCACTTGGATTGAGTTGATCAAGGGCGAAGAACCGAAACTGGGCGATGTCGTGATCTTCGACTCGCCAGAAGACGGAACCCGATTGATCAAACGTATCGTGGGCGTGGGAGGCTCGACGGTCGAACTGAAGAACGGCCACCTGAGCATCAACGGGAAGGCGATGCGCATCGATCGGGGAGAGAAGTCCGTGGAGCACCTGGGCGAGCATCTGGCGCAAATCAATCTGGCCTACGGCGGTGGGCCCAACATCGAGAAGACGATGATCCCAGCGGGCAAGATCCTGGTTGTGGGTGACGCGCGTGGAAATAGTCGCGACGGACGTTTCTTTGGCCTGATCGAGGAGCAGGATATCTACGGACTGGCGATCGCGCGCTACTGGCGCACAGGTACGGGTCTGGGCTGGGAGCCAATGTAG